Proteins encoded by one window of Pseudomonadota bacterium:
- a CDS encoding DUF456 domain-containing protein translates to MGFALLVFIVFIGLIGTLLPAFPGTGLIFVGALVYAAISGFTILGIKAMVVLFLLTLVGAGGQYLLTSFGAKTMGASRYGIMGAIIGFFVGLIFIPLPGGSLIGAFTGAFCCEMGFALKNERESFKAGIGAVLGALVSFFFEFFVGLAMVIYIFYLLWPQLQPHSSGPTLEVIYHGLSYIAVFLKFPVF, encoded by the coding sequence ATGGGATTTGCCCTGCTTGTCTTCATCGTTTTTATCGGCCTGATCGGCACCCTGCTGCCCGCATTTCCAGGCACCGGCCTGATTTTTGTCGGCGCCCTGGTCTACGCCGCCATCAGCGGCTTTACCATCCTCGGCATTAAGGCCATGGTTGTCCTCTTTCTGCTCACCCTGGTGGGTGCCGGCGGCCAGTATCTGCTTACCAGCTTCGGGGCCAAAACCATGGGTGCCAGCCGCTATGGAATCATGGGGGCCATAATCGGTTTTTTTGTCGGGCTGATCTTCATTCCCCTTCCGGGAGGGTCACTGATCGGGGCATTTACCGGAGCTTTCTGCTGCGAAATGGGTTTCGCCCTGAAAAACGAACGGGAAAGTTTCAAAGCCGGCATCGGCGCCGTACTCGGAGCCTTGGTCAGTTTCTTTTTCGAATTTTTTGTCGGCCTGGCCATGGTCATTTACATTTTTTATCTGCTCTGGCCACAGCTGCAACCCCACAGCAGCGGACCAACCCTGGAAGTTATCTACCATGGCCTGAGTTATATTGCCGTTTTTCTTAAGTTCCCGGTTTTCTGA